CTTTTCTTGATCTAACTTTATCTGTACGTCTTTTTTCGATGCATATTTCTGTAAAACAGAATCATCAGAGAGTATATTTTGAATTTCCGTGCCGGATAGTCCAAGCTTACGAAGTACTTTGACCTTCTTTAACAAATCGACCTCTTGCTCATTAAAATTACGATACCCATTTTCCATCGTTTTTGGAGTGATTACTCCCTGCAAAATCGCATATTCAATTGCTTTTCTGGTTAGCCCGGTTTCTTTTTGTACCTGCCCTATTTGCATTTCGTTCACCTCCCTTTTATTATGAATCATCCCCTAGGGGTCAGGTCAAGAGATTTTTGAAAATAATGTTTGTAAATACCAGATTTTGTACAAGCTAAAATAGAATATGCAACATCTTTTGAAATATAGAAATTCTTAAAATTCGGTTGACATAAATTTTAAAAAGCACTTGCAATTCCAATTGGAATCCTTTATAATGAATTCACAAGTGGTGAAAAGTGGAGAGAAGTGGAACCAGAAGCCACAAAAATGCAGATTAGGAGAGTTTCGTTATGCTGATCGGTGAGTATCAACATAATATTGATTCAAAAGGCCGCGTGATTGTGCCTTCTAAATTCCGCGAGGATTTAGGAGAGCACTTTTATATTGCGAAAGGTCTTGATCGTTGCCTGTTTGTATTCTCTCAGGAAGAATGGAGCAGACTGCAGGAAAAAGTACGTGCCATGCCAATTTCTAAGGCACGCGGACTGCAGCGCTTTTTCTTTGCAGGAGCTTGTGAGGCCGTTCCTGATAAGCAGGGCAGAATCCTGATTCCACAACTGCTGCGCGAACATGCCGGGCTGAAAAAGGATATCACTTTTATCGGTGCGTCCAGTCGAGCAGAAATTTGGGACACCGCTTCTTGGAATGCATTTAATGCAGAATTGACACAGGAAAGCATCGCTGACGCGATGGATGATCTGGAACTATGAATTATCAACATCGTCCTGTTTTATTTGAAGAAGCAATTGAAAGCTTACAGATACGCCCCGATGGGCATTATATTGATGGTACAGCCGGAGGCGGCGGCCATTCGCAGGCAATCCTTGATCGTCTGACATCCGGCAAGCTGCTTTCGATTGACCAGGATCCAGACGCAATCGCAACGGTTACAAAGCGCTTTTCCGGCAATCCATGCAGCATTATTCGGCAGGCAAACTTTTCTCAGATGCAGCAGATTGCTGATGAGGAAGGAATCCTTCCGGTGGATGGTGTTTTGCTGGATATTGGCGTTTCCTCTTACCAGCTGGATACACCGGAACGCGGCTTTTCCTATCATTATGATGCACCCCTTGATATGCGCATGAGCAAATCCGGGCCTAGTGCAAAAGACTTAGTGAATACGCTTTCAGTAGCAGAATTAGCGAAGATTATTTCTCAATATGGGGAAGACCGAAATTCAGCTAGGATTGCGCGTGGCATTGTAGCCGCACGAGAAAAAATGCCGATTGAAACAACTCTTCAGTTGGCCGAAATCGTGAAGGAAAGTGTTCCCGCTGCAGTTCGACGTCAACCTGGACATCCGGCTCGCCAAACTTTTCAGGCACTGCGGATTGCGGTGAATGGAGAATTGGATCGTCTTCACGAGGGTTTAAATGCAGCGTTTGCCAGTCTGACGCCTGGAGGTAGGCTCAGT
This genomic window from Caproicibacterium sp. BJN0003 contains:
- the mraZ gene encoding division/cell wall cluster transcriptional repressor MraZ — protein: MLIGEYQHNIDSKGRVIVPSKFREDLGEHFYIAKGLDRCLFVFSQEEWSRLQEKVRAMPISKARGLQRFFFAGACEAVPDKQGRILIPQLLREHAGLKKDITFIGASSRAEIWDTASWNAFNAELTQESIADAMDDLEL
- the rsmH gene encoding 16S rRNA (cytosine(1402)-N(4))-methyltransferase RsmH, with translation MNYQHRPVLFEEAIESLQIRPDGHYIDGTAGGGGHSQAILDRLTSGKLLSIDQDPDAIATVTKRFSGNPCSIIRQANFSQMQQIADEEGILPVDGVLLDIGVSSYQLDTPERGFSYHYDAPLDMRMSKSGPSAKDLVNTLSVAELAKIISQYGEDRNSARIARGIVAAREKMPIETTLQLAEIVKESVPAAVRRQPGHPARQTFQALRIAVNGELDRLHEGLNAAFASLTPGGRLSVITFHSLEDRIVKHQMAQWCQGCTCPPDFPICVCGKKPRAELVFKKGLVPNEKELEENPRSRSARLRCCTKLEQR